One genomic region from Psychrilyobacter piezotolerans encodes:
- the rplQ gene encoding 50S ribosomal protein L17: MNHNKSYRKLGRRSEHRLAMLMNLTISLINEERIETTVTRAKELRKFAERMVTLGKKGDLASRRRALAFLRDKDTVAKLFAEVAPKYTERNGGYTRIMKTGIRRGDSSQMAIIELV, encoded by the coding sequence ATGAATCATAATAAATCATATAGAAAGTTAGGTAGAAGATCAGAACATAGATTAGCTATGTTAATGAACTTAACTATTTCTTTAATAAATGAAGAAAGAATAGAAACAACTGTAACTAGAGCAAAGGAATTAAGAAAGTTTGCTGAAAGAATGGTTACTTTAGGAAAAAAAGGAGACTTAGCGTCAAGAAGAAGAGCACTTGCATTCTTAAGAGACAAAGATACTGTAGCAAAGTTATTTGCTGAAGTAGCTCCTAAGTACACAGAAAGAAACGGTGGATATACTAGAATTATGAAAACTGGTATTAGAAGAGGAGACTCTTCACAAATGGCAATAATCGAATTAGTATAA
- the rpsM gene encoding 30S ribosomal protein S13: MARVAGVDIPRNKRIVIALTYVFGIGQTTSERVLTEAGISFDVRVKDMTEEELNKIRAIVDGIKVEGDLRKDIRLDIKRLLDIRCYRGSRHRANLPVRGQKSKTNARTVKGPKKAVNKK; this comes from the coding sequence GTGGCAAGAGTAGCAGGAGTAGATATCCCTAGAAATAAGAGAATCGTAATCGCATTAACTTATGTCTTTGGAATCGGACAAACAACTTCAGAAAGAGTTTTAACGGAAGCTGGAATCAGTTTTGATGTTAGAGTTAAAGATATGACTGAAGAAGAATTAAATAAGATCAGAGCTATAGTTGACGGGATCAAAGTTGAGGGTGACTTAAGAAAAGACATCAGACTTGATATCAAGAGATTATTAGACATCAGATGTTACAGAGGTTCTAGACATAGAGCAAACTTACCTGTAAGAGGGCAAAAGTCTAAAACAAATGCAAGAACTGTTAAAGGTCCAAAGAAAGCAGTTAATAAGAAATAA
- the rpmJ gene encoding 50S ribosomal protein L36, with the protein MKVRASVKPICDKCKLIKRHGKLRVICKTNPKHKQVQG; encoded by the coding sequence ATGAAAGTAAGAGCATCAGTAAAGCCTATTTGCGACAAGTGCAAACTTATTAAAAGACATGGAAAGTTAAGAGTAATCTGTAAAACTAATCCAAAGCACAAGCAAGTTCAAGGGTAA
- the rpsK gene encoding 30S ribosomal protein S11, with protein sequence MAKKRGAVKTKKKLKNIPLGIAHIHSTFNNTIIAITDTEGRVVAWKSGGTSGFKNTKKGTPFAAQIAAEEVAKAAMEHGMKKVEVRVKGPGSGREATIRSLQAAGLEVSKIVDATPVPHNGCRPPKKRRV encoded by the coding sequence TTGGCTAAGAAAAGAGGCGCAGTTAAGACTAAGAAGAAATTAAAGAATATTCCTTTAGGAATAGCTCATATACATTCAACTTTTAACAACACTATCATCGCTATCACAGATACTGAAGGAAGAGTTGTAGCTTGGAAATCTGGAGGAACTTCAGGATTCAAGAACACTAAAAAAGGAACTCCATTCGCAGCTCAAATAGCAGCGGAAGAAGTAGCTAAAGCAGCTATGGAGCATGGAATGAAAAAGGTAGAAGTAAGAGTGAAGGGACCTGGTTCTGGAAGAGAAGCTACTATCAGATCATTACAAGCAGCTGGATTAGAAGTATCAAAAATTGTTGATGCTACACCAGTTCCACATAACGGATGTAGACCACCTAAAAAGAGAAGAGTGTAG
- a CDS encoding (2Fe-2S)-binding protein — protein sequence MYEYICYCDKVTKGDIASAVFKGAKTLKEVVAVTGAMMNPDCERNNPKGICCGKDIVELIKEYS from the coding sequence ATGTATGAATATATCTGTTATTGTGACAAGGTAACCAAGGGAGACATAGCTAGTGCTGTATTTAAAGGGGCGAAAACTTTGAAAGAAGTGGTGGCAGTCACAGGAGCAATGATGAACCCTGATTGTGAGAGGAATAATCCAAAAGGAATCTGCTGCGGCAAGGATATAGTGGAATTAATAAAAGAATACAGCTGA
- a CDS encoding adenylate kinase has translation MNIMLFGAPGAGKGTQAKFLIEKYDIPQISTGDILRAAIKAGTEMGLEAKKFMDEGKLVPDSTIIGIIRDRLTEEDCKEGFILDGFPRTIPQAEALEKLMKDMKISLDRVISLNVPDDLIVDRITGRRVCPKCGASFHVEFNPPKSTDICDYCGEGLIIRKDDTAETVVNRLASYHAQTAPLFDFYTARGVMAEVDGTREVSEVKEDIFKILG, from the coding sequence ATGAATATCATGTTATTTGGAGCACCTGGTGCCGGTAAAGGTACACAAGCAAAATTTCTAATAGAGAAATACGATATACCTCAAATCTCAACAGGAGATATTTTGAGAGCAGCTATAAAAGCTGGAACAGAGATGGGATTAGAAGCTAAGAAATTTATGGATGAAGGGAAATTAGTGCCTGACTCAACTATTATCGGAATAATAAGAGATAGATTAACTGAAGAAGACTGTAAGGAAGGATTTATCTTAGACGGGTTCCCTAGAACAATTCCTCAGGCAGAGGCATTGGAAAAATTGATGAAAGATATGAAAATATCGTTGGACAGGGTAATATCTCTAAATGTCCCTGATGATCTGATCGTAGACAGGATTACCGGGAGAAGGGTATGTCCTAAGTGCGGAGCATCTTTCCATGTGGAATTCAACCCGCCAAAATCTACAGATATCTGTGACTACTGTGGAGAAGGTTTGATCATAAGAAAAGATGATACAGCTGAGACTGTTGTAAACAGGTTAGCTTCATACCATGCTCAAACTGCACCATTATTTGATTTTTATACAGCTAGAGGAGTAATGGCGGAAGTAGATGGAACTCGTGAAGTTTCAGAAGTAAAGGAAGATATATTTAAAATATTAGGATAA
- the infA gene encoding translation initiation factor IF-1, whose product MAKQDVIELEGVILETLPNAMFKVELENGHVILGHISGKMRMHYIRILPGDKVLVQVSPYDLSRGRIVYRKK is encoded by the coding sequence ATGGCGAAACAAGACGTAATAGAATTAGAAGGAGTAATACTTGAAACGTTACCTAATGCTATGTTTAAGGTAGAATTAGAGAACGGACATGTGATTTTAGGTCACATATCAGGAAAGATGAGGATGCATTACATTAGAATCTTGCCTGGAGATAAAGTATTGGTTCAAGTTTCACCTTATGATTTATCAAGAGGTAGAATTGTTTACAGAAAAAAATAA
- a CDS encoding arsenate-mycothiol transferase ArsC translates to MKIAFVCNGNSFKSIIGERFGNEFNDGTFEIYSAGTKPAEKLNEAGKKIMESKGYSMEGYFPKDMDTLPRKLDVLVKMGCNIDCPIHMADKVVNFGLEDVDDKEKCIELIEVKVKELLETLKRGKKDEPAKDC, encoded by the coding sequence ATGAAAATAGCATTTGTGTGTAACGGAAATTCCTTTAAATCTATTATAGGTGAAAGGTTCGGGAATGAATTTAATGACGGAACTTTTGAGATCTATTCGGCAGGAACAAAACCGGCGGAAAAATTAAATGAAGCAGGGAAAAAAATAATGGAATCCAAGGGTTATTCTATGGAGGGTTATTTTCCTAAAGATATGGATACCCTGCCTCGTAAATTAGATGTGCTGGTAAAGATGGGATGTAACATAGATTGTCCGATCCATATGGCAGATAAAGTGGTAAATTTTGGATTAGAGGATGTAGATGATAAGGAAAAATGTATAGAGTTAATAGAGGTAAAAGTAAAGGAGTTATTGGAGACTTTAAAAAGAGGCAAAAAAGATGAGCCGGCAAAAGACTGTTGA
- a CDS encoding MATE family efflux transporter, translated as MKKKYDLTEGNILYKLTLLSLPIMGMSLIQMAYNMIDMIWIGRLGNGAVAAVGTAGFFLNFGFAITALIFIGTGIRTSQSVGEKDYEKANSYAETSIINTIGLITVFIVGILIFRYQLIGFFKLNNPEIEKMAADYMTITAFGIFFSALSLVFTRIFNGHGDSKTPFLITSIGLILNIILDPVLIFGLFGFPRLEVIGAATATVLAQTIVSTILFIYLRKNYKIFTHGFTYDMKKTRDIFKIGTPIAAQRILFTGFSVFIARIIANWGADAIAVQRIGVQIESLSWITAGGFQGALAAFVGQNYGAKKYDRIKKGYFNAIGIISVLGIFVSFILIVFPEPIFRIFLQDDHIVSLGASYLRILGVSQLFMVVEMTTVGGFQGIGKTLPPSIVSIILTGARIPMALLLSATVLELNGIWWSITISSILKGIALPIWFMIHLKRFKEEKNLVTN; from the coding sequence ATGAAGAAAAAATATGATTTAACCGAGGGGAATATCCTCTATAAACTGACCCTCCTTTCCCTGCCCATCATGGGGATGTCGTTGATTCAGATGGCATACAACATGATAGATATGATTTGGATTGGACGATTGGGAAATGGGGCAGTAGCTGCAGTCGGTACAGCTGGATTTTTTTTGAATTTCGGATTCGCAATAACTGCCCTTATCTTTATAGGTACAGGGATCAGAACATCCCAGTCTGTAGGAGAAAAAGATTATGAAAAAGCAAACTCCTACGCAGAAACTTCTATTATCAATACCATAGGTCTTATCACCGTCTTTATAGTTGGAATTTTAATTTTTCGATACCAGCTTATAGGATTTTTTAAACTAAACAACCCGGAAATTGAAAAGATGGCTGCAGATTATATGACCATCACAGCTTTTGGGATATTTTTTTCAGCCCTGTCATTGGTTTTCACCCGGATATTCAATGGCCATGGAGACAGTAAGACACCATTTTTAATAACCAGTATCGGGCTTATCTTAAATATCATCTTAGACCCCGTCTTAATCTTTGGATTATTCGGGTTCCCAAGGCTGGAAGTCATAGGAGCTGCCACAGCCACAGTCCTGGCCCAGACAATAGTTTCTACTATCTTATTCATCTATTTGAGAAAAAATTATAAGATATTTACCCATGGATTTACCTATGATATGAAAAAAACCAGGGATATCTTTAAAATAGGCACTCCCATAGCTGCCCAAAGAATTCTTTTCACAGGATTCTCTGTGTTCATAGCCAGGATCATAGCCAATTGGGGAGCAGATGCCATAGCTGTCCAAAGGATAGGGGTGCAGATAGAATCCCTTTCATGGATTACAGCAGGGGGGTTCCAGGGAGCACTGGCTGCCTTTGTAGGACAAAATTATGGTGCTAAAAAATATGACAGGATAAAAAAGGGGTATTTCAATGCCATTGGAATCATCTCTGTTTTAGGAATCTTTGTAAGTTTCATCCTGATAGTCTTTCCAGAGCCCATATTTCGGATATTTTTACAGGATGATCATATAGTCAGTTTAGGGGCTAGTTACCTGCGAATACTAGGTGTCTCACAGCTCTTTATGGTAGTTGAGATGACCACTGTAGGAGGGTTCCAGGGTATCGGAAAAACATTGCCTCCATCTATTGTAAGTATAATTCTTACAGGAGCCAGGATACCCATGGCTCTCCTGCTGTCGGCTACAGTATTGGAGTTAAATGGTATTTGGTGGAGTATCACAATCAGTAGTATACTCAAAGGGATAGCACTTCCAATTTGGTTTATGATCCATCTAAAAAGATTTAAAGAAGAAAAAAACTTAGTCACAAATTAA
- a CDS encoding ArsR/SmtB family transcription factor: MNNIDFQARIFKALGHPLRLKILKKLVSGELCVCKLVDDTEFTQANLSQHLKILSNAGLIVKRKEGNYSHYRISDDKTIDLLAHCEDIAANYIKKLL, from the coding sequence ATGAATAACATTGATTTTCAAGCCAGAATATTCAAAGCTTTAGGTCACCCATTAAGACTGAAGATCTTAAAAAAATTAGTGAGCGGAGAACTCTGTGTGTGTAAATTAGTAGATGATACTGAATTTACCCAGGCAAACCTATCTCAGCATCTAAAGATTCTCAGCAATGCAGGTTTAATTGTCAAAAGAAAGGAGGGGAATTATTCCCACTACCGTATATCGGATGATAAAACTATCGATCTTTTGGCCCACTGTGAAGATATAGCTGCTAACTATATAAAAAAACTATTATAA
- the map gene encoding type I methionyl aminopeptidase, whose protein sequence is MSITIKTREEIEKIKAANQIIARLYNEILPSKIVPGVSTNELNKIIEDYVRSQGAIPATIGVGGPSNPYPAGSCISVNEEVVHGIPGDRILQEGDIVSIDTVTNLDGYFGDAAITFPVGEIDEESKKLLKVTREALEIGIEQCYAGNRLGDLGNAIETHVKKNKFTVVRDFCGHGVGHTMHEDPMVMNFGRKGRGIKLEEGMVIAIEPMVNAGSYKVGILDDGWTAVTKDGKRSAHFEHSVAIVDGKPLVLSRYEK, encoded by the coding sequence ATGTCAATAACAATTAAAACAAGAGAAGAGATCGAAAAGATAAAGGCAGCAAACCAGATAATTGCCAGATTATACAATGAAATATTACCTAGTAAGATTGTTCCAGGGGTATCAACGAATGAACTCAATAAAATAATCGAGGATTATGTCAGAAGCCAGGGTGCAATTCCTGCAACAATAGGAGTAGGAGGGCCATCTAACCCTTATCCGGCTGGATCTTGTATATCTGTAAATGAAGAGGTAGTGCACGGAATCCCCGGGGATAGAATCTTACAGGAGGGAGATATAGTAAGTATCGATACTGTAACTAATTTGGATGGTTACTTTGGAGATGCAGCTATAACTTTTCCTGTAGGAGAGATAGATGAGGAGTCTAAAAAATTACTGAAAGTAACTAGGGAAGCTTTAGAAATAGGGATTGAACAATGTTACGCAGGCAATAGGTTAGGAGATCTCGGGAATGCCATCGAAACCCATGTAAAGAAAAATAAATTCACAGTGGTAAGAGATTTCTGCGGTCATGGAGTGGGACATACTATGCACGAAGATCCCATGGTAATGAATTTTGGAAGAAAAGGCAGAGGGATAAAATTAGAAGAAGGAATGGTAATTGCCATAGAGCCTATGGTAAATGCAGGATCATATAAGGTAGGAATTTTAGATGATGGCTGGACAGCAGTTACTAAAGATGGAAAAAGAAGTGCACACTTCGAACATTCGGTAGCCATTGTAGATGGAAAACCACTGGTTTTAAGTAGGTATGAAAAATAA
- a CDS encoding DNA-directed RNA polymerase subunit alpha: MLKIEKLARNINITEEKTSEFSGSYVVEPLYRGYGNTIGNALRRVLLSSIPGTAIKGVRIDGVLNEFSTMEGVKEAVTDVVLNVKEIIVKADEPGEKKMTLSIEGPRVVTAADIIPDAGIEVINPDHVICTVTTDRRVDMEFIVDTGEGFVVADEIDNTDWSVEYIPVDAIYTPIKKVSYSVVDTMVGRQTDFDKLTLNVATDGSVEIRDAISYAVELLSFHLNPFLEIGDRMDSLRDQEEEELNDEPVTTVVVNNVAGTKIEELDLTVRSFNCLKKAGIEDVGQLSEMGLTELLKIKNLGRKSLDEILDKMRELGFDLQGNNTSN; this comes from the coding sequence ATGTTAAAGATCGAAAAATTAGCAAGAAATATAAACATTACAGAAGAAAAAACTAGTGAATTTAGTGGAAGCTATGTAGTGGAGCCATTATATAGAGGGTATGGAAATACGATTGGTAACGCACTTAGAAGAGTGTTGTTATCATCTATTCCAGGAACAGCTATTAAAGGTGTAAGAATTGACGGTGTTTTAAATGAATTTTCTACTATGGAAGGTGTTAAAGAGGCGGTAACTGATGTTGTCCTTAATGTTAAGGAGATCATCGTTAAAGCTGATGAGCCTGGTGAGAAAAAAATGACATTATCAATAGAAGGGCCAAGAGTTGTTACAGCTGCTGACATCATTCCTGATGCTGGTATCGAAGTAATAAATCCTGATCATGTTATCTGTACAGTTACTACTGACAGAAGAGTAGATATGGAATTTATTGTTGATACTGGAGAAGGATTTGTAGTTGCAGATGAAATCGACAATACAGATTGGTCTGTAGAGTATATTCCGGTTGATGCGATATATACTCCAATCAAAAAAGTTTCTTACTCTGTGGTAGATACTATGGTAGGAAGACAAACTGATTTTGATAAATTAACATTAAATGTTGCAACTGATGGAAGTGTTGAAATCAGAGATGCAATTTCATATGCAGTTGAGCTGTTAAGTTTCCATTTGAACCCATTCTTAGAGATTGGTGATAGAATGGACAGCTTAAGAGATCAAGAAGAAGAAGAATTAAATGATGAGCCTGTAACTACTGTTGTAGTAAACAATGTAGCAGGAACAAAAATTGAGGAGTTAGATCTTACTGTAAGATCATTCAATTGTCTTAAAAAGGCTGGAATTGAAGATGTTGGTCAACTTTCTGAGATGGGATTAACTGAATTGTTAAAGATCAAGAACTTGGGAAGAAAATCATTGGATGAAATTTTAGATAAAATGAGAGAATTAGGTTTTGACTTACAGGGTAACAATACCTCTAATTAA
- a CDS encoding DMT family transporter, translated as MKLKKKYVAGLAILACLLWSTAFAGVKIGFEYMPKPFTFAGLRFTLAGLLLIPFSWKRDSFSQLILHRRVITYVVFLNTAVGYALYYIAMSYVGGATAAIVIGSGPLITAVMTHFTMADDRMDRYKGLSILLGLIGIVVIMVNSKPLTPVGQKEIFGILLLLTNSTLTSFANIKVAQIKKGISGVFLTTNQMLWGGLILLGMGRIFEGKIQLNQPVNFYIALVWLALVSAVAFSIWFFLIQVDGVKVSELNMFKFFIPVSGAIISWSILPNESPNLISFIGMGCVFGALIVNHRFSKK; from the coding sequence ATGAAATTAAAGAAAAAATATGTTGCAGGATTGGCCATACTGGCCTGCCTCCTCTGGTCCACTGCATTTGCAGGGGTCAAAATCGGATTTGAATATATGCCGAAGCCCTTTACATTTGCGGGACTTCGCTTTACCTTAGCGGGACTCCTCTTGATCCCATTTTCCTGGAAAAGAGACAGTTTTAGCCAGCTTATCCTCCATAGAAGGGTAATCACATATGTAGTTTTTCTAAATACTGCTGTAGGTTATGCACTTTACTATATAGCCATGAGTTATGTAGGAGGAGCTACTGCTGCTATCGTTATCGGGTCTGGGCCGCTTATCACAGCTGTTATGACTCACTTTACCATGGCTGATGACAGGATGGACAGATATAAGGGGTTAAGTATATTATTGGGATTGATAGGAATAGTTGTTATTATGGTCAACTCCAAACCTCTTACACCCGTTGGCCAAAAAGAGATCTTTGGAATTCTCCTGCTCCTGACTAATTCCACCCTGACCAGTTTTGCCAATATCAAGGTAGCACAGATAAAAAAAGGAATTTCAGGAGTATTTTTAACTACCAATCAGATGTTATGGGGGGGACTTATCCTTTTGGGGATGGGAAGAATTTTCGAAGGAAAGATCCAATTGAACCAGCCAGTTAATTTTTATATAGCTTTGGTTTGGCTGGCTTTAGTCTCAGCTGTTGCCTTCTCTATCTGGTTTTTCTTAATTCAGGTAGACGGGGTAAAGGTATCGGAATTAAATATGTTTAAGTTTTTTATTCCTGTTTCTGGAGCCATCATCAGCTGGAGCATCTTACCCAATGAGTCTCCAAACCTTATTTCCTTTATCGGAATGGGATGTGTGTTCGGGGCACTCATAGTAAATCATAGGTTTTCAAAAAAATAA
- the rpsD gene encoding 30S ribosomal protein S4, whose amino-acid sequence MAINRQPVLKRCRALGLDPIVLGINKKSNRGPRPNANQKPTEYAIQLREKQKAKFVYAVMEKQFRKLYEEASRKDGVTGLNLIQYLERRLENVVYRMGFASTRRQARQVVSHGHVSVNGRRVNIASYRVKAGDVVAVIENSKNVDLIKTSIEEANAPAWIELDKANFAGKILQNPTKDDMDFELDEALIVEFYSR is encoded by the coding sequence ATGGCAATTAATAGACAGCCTGTATTAAAGAGATGTAGAGCTCTTGGATTAGATCCAATAGTTTTAGGAATAAATAAAAAATCAAACAGAGGTCCTAGACCAAATGCAAATCAAAAACCAACTGAATATGCTATTCAATTAAGAGAGAAGCAAAAAGCGAAATTCGTATATGCTGTAATGGAAAAGCAATTCAGAAAGTTATATGAAGAAGCTTCAAGAAAAGATGGAGTAACTGGTCTTAACTTAATTCAATATTTAGAGAGAAGATTAGAAAATGTAGTATACAGAATGGGGTTTGCTTCTACTAGAAGACAAGCTAGACAAGTTGTATCTCATGGACATGTTTCTGTAAATGGAAGAAGAGTAAATATCGCGTCTTACAGAGTTAAAGCTGGAGATGTTGTAGCAGTTATAGAAAATTCAAAAAATGTTGACTTAATCAAGACATCTATAGAAGAGGCTAACGCACCTGCTTGGATCGAATTAGATAAAGCTAACTTTGCTGGAAAAATCTTACAAAACCCTACAAAAGACGATATGGACTTCGAATTAGATGAAGCATTAATCGTAGAATTCTACTCAAGATAA